One segment of Papaver somniferum cultivar HN1 unplaced genomic scaffold, ASM357369v1 unplaced-scaffold_137, whole genome shotgun sequence DNA contains the following:
- the LOC113334570 gene encoding uncharacterized protein LOC113334570, whose amino-acid sequence MIQLGTRLGLFFKGNQEENVDVIMDTMKSHLKNLEVEKDIIKKNTRDWNPSILLLQKTKLQQCNDLLVWQTWGNKFVKWLDAPSEGRSGGILCRWDDSKVLTGNYALNANNTSERKLFWREIEEVRCFWNLSWVIGGDFNEIHFTHERSSGGEYLAGMRRLNRFISQHELFDLPLHGATYTWTKNHFNSIKSRIDRIMVSPEWEQQFPNLLQQALSRPWSDHSPISLSCDGVKTGPGPFRCEYYWFTNSNFINFITSTWMSFNVLGNASFSFCKNLQLLKPKLRELSKLEYGDMDRRLDELENTFTSLYAE is encoded by the exons ATGATTCAATTGGGGACAAGATTGGGTCTTTTCTTCAAAGGAAATCAAGAAGAAAATGTTGATGTTATTATGGATACAATGAAGTCTCATCTCAAAAATTTAGAGGTGGAGAAAG atataattaagaaaaatacaaGGGACTGGAATCCTagcattcttcttcttcagaagacTAAACTTCAACAATGTAATGATCTTTTGGTGTGGCAAACTTGGGGAAACAAATTTGTAAAATGGTTGGATGCACCTTCTGAAGGAAGATCTGGTGGAATTCTTTGTCGTTGGGATGATTCAAAG GTTCTCACTGGTAATTATGCTCTTAATGCTAATAACACCAGTGAAAGAAAATTGTTTTGGAGGGAGATAGAGGAAGTGAGATGTTTTTGGAATTTATCCTGGGTAATTGGAGGTGATTTTAATGAAATTCATTTTACTCATGAGAGGTCTTCTGGTGGTGAATATTTAGCTGGTATGAGGAGATTGAACAGATTCATCTCTCAACATGAACTGTTTGATTTACCTTTACATGGAGCTACTTATACTTGGACAAAAAATCATTTTAACAGCATAAAAAGTCGCATTGATAGAATTATGGTTTCACCTGAGTGGGAGCAGCAATTTCCTAATCTCTTACAACAAGCCTTGTCAAGACCGTGGTCTGATCATAGTCCCATTTCTCTTTCCTGTGATGGTGTTAAGACAGGTCCAGGGCCATTTCGCTGTGAGTATTACTGGttcacaaattcaaatttcattaatTTTATCACCTCTACTTGGATGTCTTTCAATGTTTTAGGTAATGCTAGTTTCTCTTTTTGTAAGAATCTGCAACTGTTAAAACCAAAGTTAAGAGAGTTGAGCAAATTGGAATATGGAGATATGGATAGGAGACTGGATGAATTGGAGAACACCTTTACTTCTTTATATGCTGAGTAA